In a single window of the Thermoanaerobaculia bacterium genome:
- a CDS encoding RelA/SpoT family protein gives MIRAAFDFSARAHSGQKRKSGEPYITHPVQVASTLASMGLDHETVAAGLLHDVIEDCGVTVEALQDRFGSTVSGLVEGVTKIGMYNLSRPDQQQILSFRKMILAMAEDLRVMLVKLSDRLHNMRTLASLDSESRKRIAEETLHIYAPIANRLGMWSVMAELEDLSFAELHPKASARIASDLERAKPRARAFIVRTRRKILKKLGGAGLGVTVQARMKHLYSIFSKMERKGYDLQRLHDIFAFRVVTQSEDECYRCLSLLHDAWKAAPGRVKDYISRPKPNGYQSLHTILLSEDNLPFEVQIRTQSMHRIAESGVAAHALYKTARSGLRDVQRELLWIQRLKELAQETDSMDAIRTSLREEEIFVLTPGRDIIALPRGATILDFAYRIHTDVGHRTSGALVHDRMVPLATELKTGDVVTILTHPKHRPSRDWLSMVVTASARGKIRKALQQEERKRAEETGQKIFERFVRLHGLDSRQILNSEPFLDALRHRGYSREVDLFIALGQERADLERILEPWLPAEESLTEELPPVTRIHEDNRVLVGGEDGLDVRYAGCCFPLPGDSIQAQVTRTRGIVIHRSSCASLRSDTLYPASWLPGRTGRFRARIMVQVEEPFLSSPDLTRECLAFGLGVSEIQRRLISPGRALLSFMLFVRHINDYLSLRGRLLQMKGVVDVSRAGEGKRNPTQRSF, from the coding sequence ATGATCCGGGCCGCTTTTGATTTCTCGGCCCGGGCTCACTCGGGCCAGAAACGAAAGTCAGGGGAACCCTATATCACCCATCCGGTTCAGGTGGCTTCGACGCTTGCGTCCATGGGGCTGGACCATGAAACCGTTGCGGCAGGACTTCTTCACGACGTGATTGAGGATTGCGGGGTGACTGTCGAGGCACTGCAGGACCGGTTTGGCTCAACGGTAAGCGGCCTGGTGGAAGGGGTTACCAAAATCGGAATGTACAACCTGAGTCGTCCGGATCAGCAGCAGATTCTAAGCTTTCGAAAGATGATCCTGGCCATGGCGGAGGATCTCCGGGTCATGCTGGTCAAATTGAGTGACCGGCTTCACAACATGCGCACACTGGCATCCCTGGATTCTGAAAGTCGGAAAAGAATCGCGGAGGAGACGCTGCACATCTATGCTCCCATCGCCAACCGGCTGGGCATGTGGAGTGTGATGGCGGAACTTGAGGATTTATCTTTTGCAGAACTTCATCCAAAGGCATCGGCTCGCATTGCGTCGGATCTTGAACGTGCGAAGCCCAGGGCCCGTGCCTTTATCGTGCGTACGAGAAGAAAAATTCTCAAAAAGCTTGGAGGTGCGGGACTCGGTGTCACCGTCCAGGCCAGGATGAAACATCTCTACAGCATTTTTTCGAAAATGGAACGAAAGGGATACGACCTTCAGAGGCTCCATGATATCTTTGCCTTCCGGGTCGTCACACAGAGTGAGGACGAGTGTTACCGGTGCCTCTCTCTCCTTCATGATGCATGGAAGGCTGCACCGGGTAGGGTGAAGGACTATATTTCCCGGCCAAAACCCAATGGGTATCAGTCACTTCACACCATTCTGCTGTCGGAGGACAACCTCCCCTTTGAAGTCCAGATTCGTACGCAATCGATGCATCGGATCGCTGAATCGGGTGTGGCCGCTCACGCCCTCTACAAGACTGCCCGATCCGGATTGCGGGACGTGCAGAGGGAGCTTCTCTGGATCCAGAGGCTGAAGGAACTGGCCCAGGAAACCGATTCCATGGATGCGATCCGTACGTCTCTCCGGGAGGAAGAGATCTTCGTTCTTACGCCGGGGCGAGACATCATTGCGCTTCCCAGAGGTGCGACCATCCTTGATTTTGCCTACCGTATCCACACGGACGTCGGGCATCGGACATCGGGAGCCCTGGTCCATGACAGAATGGTGCCGCTTGCGACCGAATTGAAAACCGGGGATGTTGTCACCATCCTGACGCATCCGAAGCATCGGCCCTCACGTGACTGGCTTTCCATGGTGGTTACGGCTTCGGCAAGAGGGAAAATCCGAAAGGCGCTCCAGCAGGAAGAGCGAAAGAGGGCAGAAGAGACAGGTCAGAAGATCTTTGAACGATTTGTCCGTCTGCATGGCCTGGACAGCCGCCAGATTTTGAACAGTGAACCCTTTCTGGACGCACTCCGCCACAGAGGGTACTCCAGAGAGGTGGATCTCTTTATCGCGCTGGGGCAGGAGCGCGCCGACCTCGAGCGAATCCTTGAACCATGGCTCCCTGCCGAAGAAAGCCTGACAGAGGAGCTTCCCCCGGTTACGAGGATTCATGAAGACAACCGGGTCCTGGTTGGTGGCGAGGACGGTCTCGATGTCCGGTATGCCGGCTGCTGCTTTCCGTTGCCGGGGGATTCGATTCAGGCCCAGGTAACGCGGACACGAGGAATTGTTATCCATCGATCCTCATGCGCATCCCTGCGGAGCGACACACTGTATCCGGCCTCCTGGCTGCCGGGAAGGACGGGACGGTTCCGGGCCCGGATTATGGTCCAGGTCGAGGAGCCCTTCCTGTCCTCTCCGGATCTTACCCGGGAGTGTCTGGCTTTTGGTCTTGGGGTCAGTGAAATTCAGCGGAGACTGATTTCACCGGGACGTGCGCTGTTGTCCTTTATGCTGTTCGTGCGCCATATAAACGACTACCTGAGCCTTCGAGGAAGGCTGTTACAGATGAAAGGGGTCGTGGACGTATCGAGGGCGGGCGAAGGGAAGAGAAACCCTACGCAACGATCTTTTTAA
- the rpmB gene encoding 50S ribosomal protein L28, with amino-acid sequence MAHVCDICGKRPVAGNAISHAHNLTRRRWKPNIQKLRVEWNGGKRRMNVCMRCLRSGKVKKIVA; translated from the coding sequence ATGGCACATGTCTGTGATATTTGCGGGAAACGTCCCGTAGCGGGAAATGCGATCAGCCACGCCCATAATCTGACTCGAAGGCGCTGGAAACCGAATATCCAGAAGCTCCGGGTGGAATGGAACGGCGGCAAGCGCCGCATGAACGTATGTATGCGCTGCCTCCGTTCGGGCAAGGTTAAAAAGATCGTTGCGTAG
- the pilM gene encoding type IV pilus assembly protein PilM, whose protein sequence is MIFKKKSKGIVGLDLGSSTLKLVELRRKGDRYHLDKVGIAPLAPEAIVDGAIMDSSLVVDSISQLFNQLGVKNQSVGISISGHAVIIKRITLPIMSPEELAESIQWEAEQYIPFDINDVNLSYTPLGDEPDGQNMAVLLVVAKKDKVTDYTGSAIQAGKTVVLVDVDAFALQNSFEMNYGLGPDANMALVNIGANIMNVNIIISGESVFWRDISFGGNQYTEAIMREMGLSWDQAEALKKGEKIEGFTHENVIPICNTVTEELVQELRKTLDFFQQSLGQGDINHLYLAGGASKTVNLVTLMQERLGIGVEIMNPLKEVSYDESKFDPEWLNDLAPHLGVSVGLAIREVGD, encoded by the coding sequence ATGATCTTTAAAAAGAAGAGCAAGGGTATTGTCGGTTTGGATCTGGGATCCTCCACGCTCAAACTGGTCGAGCTTAGACGAAAAGGGGACCGGTACCACCTGGATAAAGTTGGAATCGCCCCCCTGGCGCCGGAGGCCATCGTCGACGGCGCCATCATGGATTCTTCGCTTGTCGTAGATTCCATCTCTCAGCTCTTTAACCAGTTAGGTGTGAAAAACCAGAGTGTGGGGATCTCCATCTCGGGGCATGCCGTCATTATTAAGCGGATTACTCTGCCCATCATGTCTCCTGAGGAGCTGGCGGAATCAATTCAGTGGGAAGCCGAGCAATATATTCCCTTTGACATCAACGATGTCAACCTGAGTTATACGCCCCTCGGAGATGAACCGGATGGACAGAACATGGCGGTACTGCTGGTCGTCGCCAAGAAGGATAAGGTGACGGACTACACCGGATCTGCAATCCAGGCCGGAAAAACGGTTGTTCTGGTGGATGTCGACGCCTTCGCCCTCCAGAATTCCTTTGAGATGAATTATGGTCTTGGTCCCGATGCCAATATGGCGCTCGTAAATATCGGGGCCAACATCATGAATGTGAACATCATCATCTCCGGAGAGAGCGTGTTCTGGCGTGACATCAGTTTTGGTGGAAACCAGTATACCGAGGCAATCATGAGGGAGATGGGATTGAGCTGGGATCAGGCCGAAGCCCTGAAAAAGGGCGAGAAGATTGAAGGCTTTACCCACGAAAACGTGATTCCCATCTGTAACACGGTTACGGAGGAGCTCGTACAGGAGCTTCGAAAGACCCTCGACTTTTTCCAGCAGAGCCTCGGCCAGGGTGACATCAACCACCTCTACCTTGCGGGGGGAGCTTCCAAGACGGTGAATCTCGTGACGCTCATGCAGGAGAGACTTGGAATCGGCGTCGAGATCATGAATCCGCTCAAGGAAGTTTCCTACGATGAGAGCAAGTTCGATCCCGAATGGCTGAATGATCTCGCACCACACCTTGGGGTTTCCGTTGGCCTGGCCATTCGAGAAGTGGGGGATTAA
- a CDS encoding PilN domain-containing protein, whose translation MIKINLLPEAQQPTRRFEAVSVGKGDNLANIALISLIVVGLLVSGFRWWTLNSEKKNLNLRIKEAEAELERLKPILEEVERFKKRKDLLQKKLDLIQDLKANQKGPVHIMDEISQKVPEYLWFDQLELKSNTITIRGGALNPNEVAEFLKNVDDSPYFSEPTLKEIREQKEYYTFSCNFGFTFNPAKASEGQKEVGNGS comes from the coding sequence ATGATAAAAATCAACCTGCTCCCGGAAGCTCAACAACCGACTCGAAGGTTTGAGGCCGTTTCCGTCGGAAAGGGAGATAATCTGGCAAATATCGCTCTCATCTCTCTCATCGTCGTAGGCCTCCTGGTCTCGGGATTTCGCTGGTGGACGCTGAATTCGGAGAAGAAGAACCTGAACCTCAGAATTAAGGAAGCCGAAGCCGAACTCGAGCGTCTGAAACCGATTCTCGAGGAAGTGGAACGATTCAAGAAAAGGAAGGATCTCCTCCAGAAAAAGCTGGACCTTATTCAGGATCTCAAGGCCAACCAGAAGGGTCCCGTGCATATCATGGATGAAATTTCCCAGAAAGTTCCGGAATATCTCTGGTTTGACCAGCTTGAGCTGAAGAGTAACACCATAACCATAAGAGGAGGCGCCCTCAATCCGAATGAGGTCGCCGAATTTCTGAAAAACGTGGATGATTCTCCATACTTCTCTGAGCCCACATTGAAGGAAATCAGGGAGCAGAAGGAATACTACACCTTCTCCTGCAACTTTGGATTTACCTTCAACCCGGCGAAAGCATCTGAGGGTCAGAAGGAGGTCGGCAATGGGTCTTGA
- the pilO gene encoding type 4a pilus biogenesis protein PilO, translating into MGLEFDLKGKPWYIGAAIGLFIGVAIVVALQMMVFKNMQKDIRSLQNKLQDRQKKLSEAQAAQRELPKFREEVAKLEKQLEQLVQILPSSKETHNIIKKIKSLADQGDFDLKSFIPKNIQSKGFYAEWPIDVNVEGTYHNLALFFDKLRTFPRIVNIASMNIRSVSNQTVNTINATFSMVTYIYMEEKESSADKPAKGKKGGKK; encoded by the coding sequence ATGGGTCTTGAGTTCGATCTTAAGGGTAAACCCTGGTACATTGGAGCCGCCATCGGGCTTTTCATTGGAGTGGCCATCGTTGTTGCTCTCCAGATGATGGTCTTCAAAAATATGCAGAAGGACATACGAAGCCTTCAGAACAAGCTCCAGGACCGGCAGAAAAAATTATCTGAAGCCCAGGCTGCCCAGAGAGAACTTCCAAAGTTTCGTGAGGAAGTTGCAAAACTGGAGAAGCAGCTTGAACAGCTCGTTCAGATTCTTCCTTCGAGTAAGGAAACGCATAATATCATTAAGAAAATCAAGTCTCTCGCCGACCAGGGTGATTTTGACCTGAAGAGCTTTATCCCGAAGAACATCCAATCCAAGGGTTTTTATGCGGAATGGCCTATCGATGTGAACGTGGAAGGAACTTACCATAACCTGGCTCTATTCTTCGATAAGCTGAGGACCTTCCCGCGCATTGTCAATATCGCTTCCATGAATATCCGGTCGGTCAGCAACCAGACTGTGAACACGATTAATGCGACCTTTTCAATGGTGACCTATATCTACATGGAAGAAAAGGAAAGTTCAGCAGATAAACCCGCCAAGGGAAAAAAGGGAGGTAAGAAATGA
- the pilQ gene encoding type IV pilus secretin PilQ encodes MRKPTLFTIIAILAFSLAAWASAIELQTITTRETSKGFDLVIQASDTLIYTSYQKDPAHFVVELPDVHVGTALGDTVRVNGLSEPITIESRSSSTVLEIPIPVGTDYQVRSEKSNLVIAFDSPTRSILTDLTLSWADEPVLKIRGQHLPEPEIEYLQNPSRIVMDFPGTVNACPHPSYFINQDEVQRIRIAQFKMDPEPITRVVIETDRSYPVDLDTDGDLMLASLRTHGESVPVEAAPLPIPVPEPQGYSSDIYQTQDIPAEEVVYAGEPITLRLKDADIRDVITTFSEYLGINIVMDPEVSGRVTVNLIDVPWDQALDLILKINGLSSVLENNVLRIAKAAKLAQEAQEKRRIREEQELNKPLQMVLKRLSYATAQEIQGNLNPLLSKRGTINVDDRTNMLIIRDLEEYIPPVLKLIEKLDISTPQVVIEARIVETTKNFVQRLGIDWGFQAIADPYYGNTTGIRFPNTYDIAGSVALPSGNPLLSMTFGNILGSFNLDVALTAAESDGLVKIVSAPRIMTQDNLAAMIQSGVQIPVQTTANNTTTVQYIDATLRLNVTPQITAEGTIVMKIDVQKREPLTGLTVTGGQNAPLSTRQANTQVMVRDGGTTVLGGIYQITDNISKNRVPFLHRIPILGNLFKNHANEKRHDELLIFISPRIVKNL; translated from the coding sequence ATGAGAAAGCCTACGCTTTTCACGATTATCGCCATTTTAGCGTTCTCGCTCGCGGCCTGGGCATCCGCCATTGAACTCCAGACGATCACGACACGGGAAACCTCGAAAGGGTTTGACCTTGTGATCCAGGCATCCGACACTCTTATTTACACGTCCTACCAGAAGGATCCTGCTCACTTTGTCGTGGAACTTCCGGATGTTCATGTCGGAACTGCACTTGGCGACACGGTCAGAGTGAATGGCCTCTCTGAACCTATCACCATTGAATCCCGATCCAGCAGCACGGTTCTCGAGATTCCCATTCCGGTTGGAACGGATTATCAGGTTCGAAGTGAGAAGAGTAACCTTGTGATTGCCTTTGACAGCCCGACCCGCTCGATCCTGACAGACCTGACATTGAGCTGGGCGGACGAGCCCGTTTTGAAAATCAGAGGGCAACATCTCCCCGAACCGGAGATCGAGTATCTTCAAAATCCTTCCAGAATCGTTATGGATTTCCCGGGAACGGTCAATGCCTGTCCGCATCCTTCGTATTTCATCAATCAGGATGAGGTTCAGAGGATTCGAATCGCACAGTTTAAAATGGATCCCGAACCGATTACACGGGTGGTCATTGAAACGGACCGCTCCTATCCTGTGGACCTGGATACTGACGGAGACCTGATGCTCGCATCTTTGCGGACTCACGGCGAAAGTGTTCCGGTGGAAGCGGCGCCTCTGCCCATTCCCGTTCCTGAACCCCAGGGATATTCCTCCGATATCTATCAGACTCAGGATATCCCGGCGGAAGAAGTCGTGTATGCCGGTGAGCCCATTACTCTGAGGCTGAAAGATGCGGACATCCGTGACGTCATCACGACTTTCAGTGAATACCTGGGCATCAACATTGTCATGGATCCCGAAGTGTCCGGGCGCGTGACTGTAAATCTCATTGATGTTCCCTGGGATCAGGCCCTCGATCTCATTCTGAAGATCAATGGCCTGTCAAGCGTTCTGGAAAACAATGTTCTTCGAATTGCCAAAGCTGCCAAACTGGCCCAGGAGGCTCAGGAAAAGCGCAGAATCAGGGAAGAGCAGGAGCTGAATAAACCTCTCCAGATGGTTCTGAAACGGCTCAGCTATGCAACGGCCCAGGAGATTCAGGGGAACCTTAACCCGCTTCTGTCCAAGCGGGGAACGATAAACGTGGATGACCGAACCAACATGCTCATCATCCGCGATCTTGAAGAATACATTCCCCCTGTTCTCAAGCTGATCGAAAAGTTGGATATTTCAACGCCTCAGGTTGTGATTGAGGCCAGAATCGTAGAAACCACAAAGAACTTCGTACAGAGACTGGGTATCGACTGGGGTTTTCAGGCGATTGCGGATCCCTATTACGGAAATACAACGGGAATCCGGTTCCCGAACACGTACGACATTGCCGGCAGTGTCGCCCTTCCCTCGGGTAATCCTCTTCTGTCCATGACGTTTGGAAATATCCTGGGATCCTTTAATCTGGATGTGGCCCTCACGGCTGCGGAAAGTGACGGTCTGGTCAAAATTGTCTCCGCTCCGCGCATCATGACCCAGGACAACCTTGCGGCCATGATTCAGAGCGGTGTTCAGATTCCCGTACAGACCACTGCCAACAACACCACAACGGTCCAGTACATTGACGCAACGCTTCGCCTGAATGTCACTCCGCAAATTACGGCTGAAGGCACAATCGTGATGAAAATCGATGTCCAGAAGCGTGAACCCCTAACGGGTTTGACCGTAACAGGCGGTCAGAATGCTCCCCTGTCCACACGTCAGGCCAATACTCAGGTCATGGTCCGGGATGGTGGAACCACCGTTCTGGGAGGTATTTACCAGATTACGGATAACATCAGTAAAAACAGGGTTCCCTTCCTCCATCGAATCCCCATCCTGGGCAACCTGTTCAAGAATCATGCCAACGAAAAGCGGCACGATGAGCTTCTGATTTTCATCTCGCCGCGAATCGTTAAGAACCTTTAG
- a CDS encoding IPT/TIG domain-containing protein codes for MRTKISLVLLLSFILLTFGCTDGEKTPSSGSPTTPSGDTYTFTSLSADPDPSMAGGATVITAVIRKNGNPLNGETILFSSNLGLFLENGLSSINKIAENGVATVTLYSDTAGDATVTAMIKTATAKITVTFEEDVFFVTKIVPNAGSPQTGEAITISGVGFVDPVTVSFGGRFGEVVEKTLTSITVNLPVFELPAPTADLLVDVFVTRRAGTELEEVFTVTGGFTFLHTIDVPSITGIDPVMGPNDGQTLVTIFGEGFGCPNVQVFFNNVPGAVQDCQAGFVTVLSPNAYDMGIENCNDDVNIKVRNLAWGTEDSYCCFHYGEVPIITAFGPGQALYAGGDIVTIYGHGFDEPVAVSLAEVAAFPISVTETEVVVRAGTYDPAGKCSDFAGKVSITNIECGFNADSSGDFIYKVPKVYITSISPSAGQEGDVITITGQNFNDPMRVTFGDVERPAIFNSSTSIQAEVPVFSDSYDTQECTVGACQGEQYINTPVDIGVYNIFTGCSDELQNAFFYIPTDTSCRIDAPTCGFNFTPASPTAGGGVSFLDTSNGCVDTWNWDFGDGNTSNVQNPSNIYAAAGTYTVTLTVTNAGGSSSCSRIITVNP; via the coding sequence ATGAGAACCAAGATATCCCTCGTCCTTCTTCTCTCGTTCATCCTCCTCACCTTTGGATGCACAGACGGTGAGAAGACGCCATCTTCGGGCAGCCCTACCACGCCGTCTGGAGATACGTATACCTTTACCAGCCTCTCGGCCGATCCCGATCCATCTATGGCGGGTGGCGCGACAGTCATTACGGCGGTAATCAGGAAAAACGGCAATCCGCTTAACGGTGAAACGATTCTGTTCAGCTCGAACCTGGGCCTTTTTCTTGAAAACGGACTGAGCAGTATCAATAAGATCGCTGAAAATGGTGTCGCGACCGTAACTCTTTATTCAGATACTGCCGGTGATGCCACGGTAACGGCCATGATCAAAACGGCAACGGCAAAAATAACCGTCACATTTGAAGAAGATGTCTTTTTTGTGACAAAGATTGTGCCCAATGCCGGATCACCGCAGACCGGTGAAGCCATTACCATTTCGGGAGTCGGATTTGTCGATCCCGTTACCGTGTCCTTTGGAGGCCGGTTTGGAGAAGTTGTAGAAAAGACCCTCACATCGATTACCGTCAACCTTCCGGTATTTGAGCTTCCGGCTCCCACTGCGGATCTGCTTGTGGACGTCTTTGTTACGCGCAGAGCCGGAACCGAGCTGGAAGAAGTTTTCACAGTTACGGGTGGTTTTACCTTCCTGCACACCATCGATGTACCCAGTATTACAGGAATCGATCCCGTGATGGGACCGAACGACGGGCAGACCCTTGTGACCATCTTCGGGGAGGGATTCGGCTGTCCAAACGTTCAGGTCTTTTTCAATAATGTTCCGGGCGCCGTTCAGGATTGTCAGGCTGGTTTTGTTACGGTACTTTCTCCAAACGCCTACGATATGGGAATCGAAAACTGTAACGATGACGTCAACATCAAGGTTCGCAACCTTGCCTGGGGCACGGAAGATAGCTACTGCTGTTTCCACTATGGTGAAGTACCGATCATAACGGCATTTGGTCCAGGGCAAGCCCTCTATGCAGGTGGTGACATTGTAACCATCTATGGCCATGGGTTTGACGAACCGGTCGCCGTATCTCTTGCCGAAGTTGCAGCTTTCCCCATATCGGTGACCGAGACGGAAGTGGTTGTCCGTGCGGGAACCTATGACCCGGCGGGTAAATGCAGCGATTTCGCAGGAAAAGTAAGTATCACAAATATTGAATGCGGTTTCAACGCAGATTCAAGCGGAGATTTTATCTACAAGGTACCCAAAGTCTATATCACATCGATTTCCCCGAGCGCAGGACAGGAAGGGGATGTGATTACGATCACGGGACAAAATTTCAACGATCCCATGCGCGTTACCTTTGGAGATGTCGAACGTCCCGCAATCTTTAATTCCTCTACCTCCATTCAGGCCGAAGTCCCCGTCTTCTCCGACAGCTACGATACTCAGGAATGCACGGTGGGAGCCTGCCAGGGAGAGCAGTACATCAATACGCCTGTAGACATCGGTGTTTATAACATCTTCACGGGATGTTCTGATGAACTGCAGAATGCATTCTTCTACATTCCCACCGATACAAGCTGCAGGATCGATGCTCCCACCTGTGGTTTCAACTTTACACCAGCAAGCCCGACTGCCGGTGGTGGCGTGTCCTTCCTGGATACCTCCAATGGCTGTGTAGATACCTGGAACTGGGATTTTGGAGATGGCAATACCTCCAATGTACAGAATCCCTCGAATATCTATGCTGCAGCTGGAACCTATACGGTTACACTGACCGTCACCAATGCTGGAGGAAGCAGTTCCTGCTCCAGGATCATTACGGTCAATCCGTGA
- a CDS encoding tetratricopeptide repeat protein — protein MQDLIQELKETLETQPQPRVFLQLADLFRQGNQIEEAVQTLDRCLTMFPRYLSAKIALAKIHHSGGNHTRVIELCQEVIQSDPENLVAMRLAASSYHASGDLVESIKNYKRLRAMNPGNPEVEDKILLLEEMLRPKLSPRERKVQALKTYLSKYQQGG, from the coding sequence ATGCAGGATCTGATTCAAGAACTGAAAGAAACCCTTGAAACTCAGCCCCAGCCGCGGGTCTTTCTGCAGCTCGCGGATCTATTTCGGCAGGGAAACCAGATTGAGGAGGCGGTTCAGACCCTGGATCGATGCCTGACCATGTTTCCCCGGTATCTTTCGGCGAAAATCGCTCTGGCGAAGATCCACCATTCCGGTGGGAACCATACGCGGGTGATTGAACTTTGTCAGGAAGTTATTCAATCTGATCCTGAAAATCTGGTGGCCATGCGGCTGGCTGCAAGCTCCTACCATGCCAGTGGCGACCTGGTGGAATCAATCAAGAACTACAAAAGATTGCGCGCAATGAACCCGGGTAACCCGGAAGTAGAGGATAAGATTCTGCTCCTTGAGGAAATGCTCAGACCCAAACTCTCCCCCAGGGAGAGAAAGGTGCAGGCTTTGAAGACGTACCTCTCAAAATACCAGCAGGGAGGGTGA
- a CDS encoding roadblock/LC7 domain-containing protein: protein MEFESILRDACTGLEGILGVSLVGLDGIAIAAVNLEGTPDLDSMAAELTTFLKTIRSTSSTIDGDTVNHMVIYTPHSATVLHGVTTEYFILAMIQRPAILGKIRFKLLRAALRLKEEMS, encoded by the coding sequence ATGGAATTTGAATCGATACTGCGCGATGCCTGCACTGGTCTTGAGGGAATCCTGGGGGTTTCCCTCGTAGGATTGGACGGAATCGCCATTGCCGCCGTCAATCTTGAGGGCACTCCTGACCTTGACAGCATGGCCGCAGAGTTGACCACCTTTTTAAAGACGATCCGCAGTACCTCAAGCACCATCGACGGGGACACTGTAAATCACATGGTGATTTATACACCCCATTCTGCTACAGTCCTGCACGGAGTCACCACGGAATACTTTATTCTGGCGATGATTCAGCGGCCTGCGATCCTGGGGAAGATCCGATTCAAGCTTCTGCGGGCTGCACTTCGTCTTAAAGAGGAAATGTCTTGA
- the accB gene encoding acetyl-CoA carboxylase biotin carboxyl carrier protein, with translation MNFKEICELIQLVADKGIPLVEVEHAGVRVKVQGTLSSHNTAGASLTVPQGTIEVTTMARPHLEAEEPEGLHYITAPMVGTFYRAPKPGADPFVEIGSHVEEGSILCIIEAMKLMNEIECDFKGEIVNVFPKNGESVEFGQKLFAIKSE, from the coding sequence TTGAATTTCAAGGAAATTTGCGAGCTCATTCAGCTCGTGGCTGATAAGGGCATACCTCTGGTGGAAGTTGAACATGCTGGTGTCCGGGTTAAGGTACAGGGTACTCTCTCATCCCATAATACGGCAGGCGCGAGTCTTACCGTTCCGCAGGGGACCATTGAAGTTACCACGATGGCTCGCCCCCACCTCGAGGCAGAGGAGCCGGAAGGTCTGCACTATATTACCGCTCCCATGGTTGGAACCTTTTATCGCGCTCCCAAGCCGGGTGCCGATCCCTTTGTTGAAATTGGATCCCATGTGGAAGAAGGCTCAATTCTCTGCATCATTGAAGCCATGAAGCTGATGAACGAAATCGAGTGTGATTTCAAGGGTGAAATTGTGAATGTATTCCCGAAAAACGGGGAATCCGTCGAATTCGGCCAGAAACTTTTCGCCATTAAATCCGAATAA